Genomic window (Daucus carota subsp. sativus chromosome 5, DH1 v3.0, whole genome shotgun sequence):
CCTCAATTGGTAACATGACCCAACTTACTTATTTATCACTTGCATACAACATGTTTAATAAGTCAGATGATCTCTCTTGGCTTCAGAAGCTAACTAAACTGACAGCGTTAAACCTTGCTGACACTAATCTATATGGTGACCTCCCACCATCTCTTGCAAATCTCAACCAACTTACTTTTTTATCACTTGCACACAACATGTTTAATAAGTCAGATGATCTCTCTTGGCTTCAGAAGCTAACTAAACTCTCTAAGTTAAACCTTGATGATACTAATCTATATGGTTACCTCCCACCATCTTTTGCAAACCTCACCCAACTTACTTCTCTTTCACTTGCACAAAATGGATTTGTTGGTGAAATCCCATTGTGGCTGGTGAACATGacccaattaaaaatattagatttgGGTTTTAATGAACTAACAGGTCAGATTCCTCGCTCATTTTCTCAACTCAAGAACCTGGAATATCTATCTCTTTCTAAAAATAACTTCACTGGTACAGTGGAGGTTGACATTTTTTTCAGCTCTAGAAACCTTGCCATTCTCAGTCTATCTGGGTGCAAGATAACGTTAAATTCCCCCCATCACTCTaacttcagtcttccaaagcTTGAAATTTTATCATTGGCTCGCTGCAACTTAACAGAGTTCCCATACTTTCTGCAGTTTGCGAGTAAATTAATGGCACTTGTATTGCGCGGTAATAATATTCACGGTAATATACCACACTGGATCTGGAATGCAAGTAATTTGGAGTTGATTGACCTTGGTGCTAACTTCCTAACAGGCTTTGAACGGAATCCGATTGCTATTCAAAGTAAAAGTTTGATATACATAGACATAAACAATAATATGCTACATGGGAATCTCCCAATTCCACCACCAAATGCATATATGTACGTGGTGAACAACAACAGAATTACAGGGGAGATTTCACCCATGATATGTGGTGTCAAGTCTCTAAAAGTACTAGATTTGTCAAGTAACAACATGAGTGGGCCAATTCCACAGTGCCTCGCCAATTCTTTGAAAGCACTTTTTCTCCAAAAGAACAACTTTTCTGGTACAATTCCTCAAACATACCCGAAAGAATGCGACCTGAGAGTGATGGACATGAGTCAAAACCGGTTTACAGGGGAAGTTCCAAAATCGTTGTCAAATTGTAAAATGCTACAAATTTTGGATCTGTCAAAAAATCAGATGAAACAAACTTTCCCTACTTGGTTGGGGAGTCTTCCACAATTACAGGTTCTTCTTCTGCATTTTAACATGTTTCATGGTGAGATTGGTAGTCCAAGAAGTCTTTCAGAGTTTCCGTTGCTGTGCATTATCAATCTCTCACATAATGCTTTGACCGGTGCTTTGCCTGTGAATTATATCCAGATTTGGAATGTAATGAAAGTTGTACGTAGAGGCATTGAACCATATATTGAGACATATGTCTACATTCCGTTTTCTCATGGAAAGTACCCTTATAGGGACATTTTCCTTTGTTACAGCCCAATGATTCTTACCAACAAAGGTGCAGAGAGGGAGTACAACAAGATTCCAAATATTTTCACTGCAATTGACCTCTCAAGTAACAAGTTCACAGGAAAGGTTCCTGAATCTCTTGGAAGTCTAAAGGCTCTTCAGTTGCTCGACCTTTCAAACAAcgatcttacaggtccaattccTCCGTCACTCGGGAACCTAACACAGCTTGAATCGTTGGACCTTTCACGTAACAAGCTCTCGGGAGTCATCCCTCAACAGTTAGCAGCGCAACTCAACTTTCTCTCTTTCTTCAATGTGTCTCACAACAATCTAACGGGTCGCATACCACAAGGCACGCAGTTCAGTACATTTGACAACAATTCTTACATCGGAAACTCGGGACTATTTGGATTCCCAGTATCTAAGAATTGTGGAGCACCGCAGTCACCACCTGATGACAACGAGGATGGTTCCGAGGAAGATAAGTTTCCAAGTGGATTTGATTGGTTATTCATATTAGTTGGACTTGGGAGCGGGCTTGTTGTTGGCTTTGTTATGGGAGACATTTCAATGGATAGACACCCCTGGCTGATTCGTCGGATTGTTCGGAAATTTGGACGAACAGAGAAGAAACCGAGGACGCGCAGGAGACAGATCATTCGGGCTTAAGAAACAGGATTGCTCTGACAGGTACTTAAAATTGCATTTTGCGGTCTATATATGTTTGGTTATATGTACTTGTGttctttctaatattttctGAGGATGCGGTTGTTCATTGAACATGAATGCATTAGAGATACCACTCCAATATTGATCAGAAGTTCAAAATTGAGTCTGATTTGTTAGTTTctttcatcaatatatataataaaattttgagttgtgccaaatatattctttattactgaaatatattacaaatttgacTAATCATTTGCACAAAGcggaaaaaaattattcagtAGTAAACAAGGAGCTGCTGCTATCAGCTATACTAATCAAGGTTCCAGGACTGCTTACAAAAAACATGTTTAAGTTTAGCAATCGTTGCGAAACTGCATTTTGGATGGTTCAGAATTTGGGAAGGACACAGAAGAAACCGAGGATGAAGAAGCAGCAAATCATTCAGGCTTTTATGTTTTCAGTTTGTTTAAGTTTTAGACGGATGTATAATCtccaaataaattttgattgttctttttcttttcttttttgaaggaaaattttgattgttcacatataataataattattattttttccttCATGAGATTTTTTTTAACTGAAATCGAACTGAGAAAATCGAAATCAAGGTTTTTGAACCCGAAACTACGATGAGATTGCAattgagattttgatttttaacaaTCGAGAATATACGGTTCCGGTTTTATTCAAAACTCATACCGAACCTGCTCTACCCTTCACTTATTTGTTGTgctaaaataatcaaatttactTCTAAgtctattaatataaatatcaaatttttgatgatattagttTATCGTACAAAATACAAAATTGACTGAATGGCTAGAGTTCACGTCACTTTTCAATCGGAAAtgcaaaaaattaatttgtaacgtaattatgtttatttttgtagtattttagaaacaaaaagtttgatttttaaaggaaaaagaaaaagaggagAATCTTCAAAAAGAATTTGTTATCTATACTTACGGATTGTAGCTTCAAACTTCAAAGAGCTTCCAGTCACATCCATTTCTCTAA
Coding sequences:
- the LOC108221868 gene encoding receptor like protein 22, whose protein sequence is MLCHDHERSALLHFKQSLPASSSSSAYSKTASWKASGNSSRDCCSWDGVECDEATGYVIGLDLSSSLIHATLHSNSTLFSLVHLQNLNLAENNFMNSSIPLEISRLSSLSFINLSNSSFSGQIPHELSGMSKLASLDLSFNYLYGDFPIAIFNLSGLLVLNVSRNQNLSGYLPEFNTTSPFRELDIAHTKFSGTIPSSIGNLKSLNKLRLRNCYFSGSIPTSIGNMTQLTYLSLAYNMFNKSDDLSWLQKLTKLTALNLADTNLYGDLPPSLANLNQLTFLSLAHNMFNKSDDLSWLQKLTKLSKLNLDDTNLYGYLPPSFANLTQLTSLSLAQNGFVGEIPLWLVNMTQLKILDLGFNELTGQIPRSFSQLKNLEYLSLSKNNFTGTVEVDIFFSSRNLAILSLSGCKITLNSPHHSNFSLPKLEILSLARCNLTEFPYFLQFASKLMALVLRGNNIHGNIPHWIWNASNLELIDLGANFLTGFERNPIAIQSKSLIYIDINNNMLHGNLPIPPPNAYMYVVNNNRITGEISPMICGVKSLKVLDLSSNNMSGPIPQCLANSLKALFLQKNNFSGTIPQTYPKECDLRVMDMSQNRFTGEVPKSLSNCKMLQILDLSKNQMKQTFPTWLGSLPQLQVLLLHFNMFHGEIGSPRSLSEFPLLCIINLSHNALTGALPVNYIQIWNVMKVVRRGIEPYIETYVYIPFSHGKYPYRDIFLCYSPMILTNKGAEREYNKIPNIFTAIDLSSNKFTGKVPESLGSLKALQLLDLSNNDLTGPIPPSLGNLTQLESLDLSRNKLSGVIPQQLAAQLNFLSFFNVSHNNLTGRIPQGTQFSTFDNNSYIGNSGLFGFPVSKNCGAPQSPPDDNEDGSEEDKFPSGFDWLFILVGLGSGLVVGFVMGDISMDRHPWLIRRIVRKFGRTEKKPRTRRRQIIRA